A stretch of the Candidatus Tectomicrobia bacterium genome encodes the following:
- a CDS encoding uroporphyrinogen-III synthase translates to MGILAGKTVVITGQRRGAEMAEMVRRLGGEPRLVPTVNLRFEEAKEEAGRLARLVLEGVDAAVFYTGVGARAVAAASDRLGRKEAFLDALRKAWVLSRGRKALRALREIGRPPDAEAEPGTTEGVIEALAGRDLDGRRVWVQTPGALPRGLGEYVEARGGRLLHGSPYRFLPPEDPAALQSLIEDLAAGRPDAATFTSPPAVHNLFLAADDAGCAEALAEALGRKILTASIGPVTSAALREHGVEPGVESPTQRMGDLLHQAAGALSAAPARPS, encoded by the coding sequence ATGGGCATCCTCGCAGGGAAGACCGTGGTCATCACCGGCCAGCGCCGCGGCGCGGAGATGGCCGAGATGGTCCGCCGCCTGGGCGGGGAGCCCCGCCTCGTCCCGACCGTCAACCTGCGGTTCGAGGAGGCGAAGGAAGAGGCCGGGCGCCTCGCCCGCCTGGTGCTGGAGGGAGTGGACGCCGCCGTCTTCTACACCGGGGTGGGCGCGAGGGCCGTGGCCGCCGCCTCGGATCGGCTGGGCCGAAAGGAAGCCTTCCTGGACGCCCTGCGGAAGGCCTGGGTCCTCTCCCGGGGCCGGAAAGCCCTCCGCGCCCTGCGCGAGATCGGCCGCCCCCCCGACGCGGAAGCCGAGCCCGGCACCACCGAGGGCGTGATCGAAGCCCTCGCGGGCAGGGACTTGGACGGCCGCCGCGTCTGGGTCCAGACCCCCGGCGCCCTGCCCCGGGGCCTGGGCGAATACGTCGAGGCGCGCGGGGGCCGCCTGCTGCACGGCTCGCCCTATCGCTTCTTGCCCCCCGAGGACCCGGCCGCCCTCCAGTCCCTCATCGAGGATCTGGCCGCCGGCCGGCCCGACGCCGCCACGTTCACCAGCCCTCCCGCCGTCCACAACCTCTTCCTCGCGGCGGACGACGCCGGCTGCGCCGAGGCGCTCGCCGAGGCGCTGGGAAGGAAGATCCTCACCGCGTCCATCGGCCCGGTCACCTCCGCCGCGCTCCGGGAGCACGGCGTGGAGCCGGGCGTCGAGTCGCCCACCCAGCGGATGGGCGATCTCCTCCACCAGGCCGCCGGCGCCCTGAGCGCCGCCCCAGCGAGGCCAAGCTGA
- the cobA gene encoding uroporphyrinogen-III C-methyltransferase, translated as MPRDLSFSPEPSLGKVAIVGAGPGDPDLLTLRAARLIGQAGAVVHDRLLSPEILDLCSDDCRVIYAGKSPGCHALRQEEINDLLVSLAREGLDVVRLKGGDPFVFGRGGEEAEALAAAGIPYEVVPGVTSAVAAPAFAGIPVTHRGLAASVTFVTAHEDPAKESGQVDYAHLARAKGTLVFLMGARAVGRIARSLLSNGMAAATPVAIVENGSTPRQRTLRCRLGEAARLAEREEVASPAVVVVGEVAALADSLAWFQPEAAADMPWCRPVPDPETAAGRASVARPETHVRTP; from the coding sequence ATGCCCAGAGACCTCTCCTTCTCCCCGGAGCCCTCCCTCGGGAAAGTCGCCATCGTCGGCGCGGGCCCGGGGGACCCCGACCTGCTCACCCTCCGCGCCGCCCGGCTCATCGGCCAGGCGGGGGCGGTGGTGCACGATCGCCTTCTCTCCCCGGAAATCCTCGATCTCTGCTCCGATGACTGCCGCGTGATCTACGCGGGGAAGTCGCCGGGGTGCCACGCCCTCCGCCAGGAGGAGATCAACGATCTCCTCGTCTCGCTGGCCCGGGAGGGGCTCGACGTGGTGCGCCTGAAGGGGGGCGACCCCTTCGTCTTCGGCCGCGGGGGCGAGGAGGCCGAAGCCCTGGCCGCCGCGGGGATTCCCTATGAGGTCGTGCCGGGCGTCACCTCCGCCGTCGCGGCCCCGGCCTTCGCGGGCATCCCGGTCACCCACCGGGGGCTCGCCGCCTCGGTCACTTTCGTCACCGCCCACGAGGACCCGGCCAAGGAATCGGGCCAGGTGGACTACGCCCACCTGGCCCGCGCCAAGGGCACCCTCGTCTTCCTGATGGGGGCGCGCGCCGTGGGCCGCATCGCCCGGAGCCTCCTCTCGAATGGCATGGCGGCCGCGACGCCCGTGGCCATCGTCGAGAACGGCTCGACCCCCCGCCAGCGCACCCTCCGCTGCCGCCTCGGGGAGGCGGCCCGCCTCGCCGAGCGCGAGGAGGTGGCCTCGCCCGCCGTGGTGGTGGTGGGGGAGGTGGCCGCCCTGGCCGATTCCCTCGCCTGGTTCCAGCCCGAGGCCGCCGCCGATATGCCCTGGTGCCGGCCCGTCCCCGATCCCGAAACCGCTGCCGGCCGCGCCTCCGTGGCGCGGCCCGAAACCCACGTGAGGACGCCATGA
- a CDS encoding nitrite/sulfite reductase, which yields MNPVNTPAAPAETKKLGVIPVLPEEFDDFETEATRFRKGEIKDSEFTQYRLRRGIYGQRQADAQMVRVKIPFGGLTADQLDALGRVARDYAPLGKGHVTTRENVQFHFVPLDQATEVMRLLGESGLTTREACGNTVRNVTGCPFAGVCPDQVFDTTPYAGAFARYFVRKPLIQSLPRKFKVAFSSCASDCVIAGIHDIGFIPVVHSQDGKEVQGFRMLVGGGLATMPKVAQELYSFVPVSDYLRVSEAILRVFNATQELRKSKFKARLKFLVDWIGIDGLRERVEEELRQEWAQKPIDPAPYLWEDDEEADVPPLLPMSKSNGNGGADLSAAERAGFEAWRAASVRAQRQAGYFAAEIQLPLGDITADQFFALAGLSRRHARGRARTSFQQNIVLRWVREADLPALWRGLREIGLAEAGAGTIADVVSCPGTDSCKLGITSSMGLGKALREALGTLEASRDPLVRRLHIKMSGCPNSCGQHHIADIGFHGGTLKSEGKQLPAYEVFLGGQYMGTGGRTKIGDRLRVRIPAKRVPEALARILDTYTGSRREEEEFGAFYRRAGAAPFEEALKDLNQPGTFNDAPDLFVDWSRDAVYKLERGEGECMA from the coding sequence ATGAATCCCGTGAACACGCCCGCCGCGCCCGCCGAGACGAAGAAGCTGGGGGTCATCCCCGTCCTCCCCGAGGAGTTCGACGACTTCGAGACCGAGGCCACCCGCTTCCGCAAGGGGGAGATCAAGGATTCGGAGTTCACCCAGTACCGCCTGCGCCGCGGCATCTACGGCCAGCGCCAGGCCGATGCCCAGATGGTCCGGGTCAAGATTCCCTTCGGCGGCCTGACGGCGGACCAGCTCGACGCCCTCGGCCGCGTCGCCCGCGACTATGCCCCGCTCGGGAAGGGCCACGTCACCACGCGGGAAAACGTGCAGTTCCACTTCGTCCCGCTGGACCAAGCGACGGAGGTCATGCGCCTGCTCGGCGAAAGCGGTCTCACCACCCGCGAGGCCTGCGGCAACACCGTGCGGAACGTGACGGGCTGCCCCTTCGCGGGGGTGTGCCCGGACCAGGTCTTCGACACCACCCCCTACGCCGGGGCCTTCGCCCGCTATTTCGTGCGGAAGCCCCTCATCCAGTCGCTCCCGCGCAAGTTCAAGGTGGCCTTCTCGAGCTGCGCCTCGGACTGCGTCATCGCCGGCATCCACGACATCGGCTTCATCCCCGTCGTCCATTCCCAGGACGGCAAGGAGGTCCAGGGATTCCGGATGCTCGTGGGGGGCGGGCTCGCCACCATGCCCAAGGTGGCGCAGGAGCTCTACTCCTTCGTCCCCGTCTCGGACTACCTGCGGGTGAGCGAGGCCATCCTCCGGGTGTTCAACGCCACCCAGGAGCTGCGCAAGAGCAAGTTCAAGGCGCGGCTCAAGTTCCTGGTGGACTGGATCGGCATCGACGGCCTGCGCGAGCGGGTGGAGGAGGAGCTGCGCCAGGAGTGGGCCCAGAAGCCCATCGACCCCGCGCCCTACCTCTGGGAGGACGACGAGGAGGCCGACGTCCCGCCCCTGCTCCCGATGTCGAAGTCGAACGGGAACGGCGGCGCCGATCTCTCGGCGGCCGAGCGCGCCGGCTTCGAGGCGTGGCGCGCGGCCAGCGTGAGGGCCCAGCGCCAGGCCGGCTACTTCGCCGCCGAGATCCAGCTCCCCCTCGGGGACATCACGGCGGATCAGTTCTTCGCCCTGGCCGGGCTCTCGCGCCGCCACGCGCGCGGGCGCGCCCGCACGAGCTTCCAGCAGAACATCGTCCTGCGCTGGGTGCGCGAGGCGGACCTCCCCGCCCTCTGGCGCGGCCTCCGCGAGATCGGGCTGGCCGAGGCCGGGGCCGGCACCATCGCCGACGTCGTCTCCTGCCCGGGCACGGATTCCTGCAAGCTGGGCATCACCTCCTCGATGGGGCTCGGCAAGGCGCTCCGCGAGGCGCTCGGGACGCTCGAGGCGAGCCGCGACCCCCTCGTCCGCAGGCTCCACATCAAGATGAGCGGGTGCCCCAACTCCTGCGGCCAGCACCACATCGCCGACATCGGCTTCCACGGCGGCACCTTGAAGTCCGAGGGCAAGCAGCTCCCCGCCTACGAGGTCTTCCTGGGCGGCCAGTACATGGGGACGGGGGGGCGCACGAAGATTGGGGACCGGCTGCGCGTCCGCATCCCCGCCAAGCGGGTGCCCGAGGCCCTGGCGCGCATCCTGGACACCTACACCGGGAGCCGGCGGGAGGAAGAGGAGTTCGGCGCCTTCTACCGCCGGGCGGGCGCCGCGCCCTTCGAGGAGGCGCTCAAGGACCTGAACCAGCCCGGCACCTTCAACGACGCGCCCGATCTCTTCGTGGACTGGAGCCGGGACGCGGTCTACAAGCTCGAGCGTGGAGAAGGCGAGTGCATGGCGTAA
- a CDS encoding CbiX/SirB N-terminal domain-containing protein — MNPSEPRLAVLLLGHGSKAEGANEAMHRVEADLRAQHPGWIVASAFLEINHPSIPEGIDLCARRGAERIILLPYFLHLGNHVAQDLPRLMAEGQARHPGLEITLGPHLGYHPKLAEIAEERLREAMEGVHAKR; from the coding sequence ATGAACCCATCCGAGCCCAGGCTCGCCGTCCTCCTCCTGGGCCACGGGAGCAAGGCCGAGGGGGCGAACGAGGCCATGCACCGGGTCGAGGCCGACCTCCGGGCCCAGCACCCGGGGTGGATCGTCGCCTCCGCCTTCCTGGAGATCAACCATCCCTCCATCCCCGAGGGCATCGACCTCTGCGCCCGGCGGGGGGCGGAGCGCATCATCCTCCTCCCCTACTTCCTGCATCTCGGGAACCACGTCGCCCAGGACCTCCCCCGCCTCATGGCCGAGGGCCAGGCCCGCCACCCCGGCCTCGAGATCACCCTGGGGCCTCACCTCGGCTACCACCCCAAGCTCGCCGAGATCGCCGAGGAGCGGCTGCGGGAGGCGATGGAGGGGGTCCACGCCAAGAGGTAG
- a CDS encoding type II toxin-antitoxin system RelE/ParE family toxin has translation MRFIETPVFTKIILDLMDDEDYRRLQLALLFRPEQGALIRGGGGLRKIRWGARDEGKRGGARVIYFWHKGEETIYMLLAYSKRDQEDLTPAQLKILSRLVREEFK, from the coding sequence ATGCGCTTCATCGAGACGCCGGTCTTCACGAAGATCATCCTCGATCTCATGGACGACGAGGATTACCGTCGGCTCCAATTGGCCTTGCTATTCAGGCCCGAGCAGGGCGCCCTCATCCGGGGCGGCGGCGGGCTCCGGAAGATCCGGTGGGGCGCGCGGGACGAAGGAAAGCGGGGCGGGGCTCGCGTCATCTATTTCTGGCACAAAGGGGAGGAGACGATTTACATGCTCCTCGCCTACTCGAAGCGCGACCAGGAAGACCTGACGCCCGCTCAACTAAAAATCCTGAGCCGCCTGGTGCGGGAGGAGTTCAAGTGA
- a CDS encoding helix-turn-helix domain-containing protein, whose amino-acid sequence MKAGRTFSFRPADVKAIRTGLKKSQAEFALMIGVSVATLQNWEQGRRQPEGPARALLKVAAENPKAVERALSA is encoded by the coding sequence ATGAAGGCCGGGCGCACCTTCTCCTTCCGGCCCGCCGACGTGAAGGCCATCCGGACCGGGCTCAAGAAATCCCAGGCTGAGTTCGCCCTGATGATCGGGGTGAGCGTCGCGACGCTCCAGAACTGGGAGCAGGGCCGCCGCCAGCCCGAGGGCCCGGCCCGCGCCCTCCTCAAGGTGGCGGCGGAGAACCCCAAGGCGGTCGAGCGGGCGCTGAGCGCGTAG
- a CDS encoding DUF2283 domain-containing protein, producing the protein MAASLKFTYDRDADILHIDKHSPYAAQESEELGDEIVARLNPEAGEVENLEILFFSTRLLRKDAFELPVAADLRLPGKDGG; encoded by the coding sequence ATGGCGGCGAGCCTGAAGTTCACATACGACCGCGACGCCGACATCCTCCACATCGACAAGCACTCCCCATACGCGGCGCAGGAGTCGGAGGAGCTGGGGGACGAGATCGTCGCGCGCCTCAACCCCGAGGCGGGCGAGGTCGAGAACCTCGAAATCCTCTTCTTCTCGACGCGGCTCCTGCGCAAGGACGCCTTCGAGCTCCCCGTCGCGGCCGACCTCCGGCTGCCGGGAAAGGACGGGGGCTGA
- a CDS encoding Fic family protein, with protein sequence MELLLAFLMGVTSSAVVAYVVYRKQRRESLQAEAALLQRLAEHGEVLGFAAATSLQAVGSTERLERDVSILRRQVTTALDSGETVRRDHVDLARGLLASNFSLDERTLKELHSLLLGRELDYAGQFRDILVRVGGSSLETDGLASVPEPDQVRQQLAAVLEAWAQAVMVASALPPKERLDHILRFHIGLLQVHPFFDGNGLLARVLLAVHTEEHLGIRVMLPRRDAAYFRALRQASQGNYDDLLRYVKIKMDDAVQHRLPADGAPSDRAGKEAS encoded by the coding sequence ATGGAATTACTATTAGCTTTCCTGATGGGAGTCACCTCATCTGCTGTTGTTGCCTACGTCGTCTATCGCAAACAGCGCCGTGAGTCACTCCAGGCGGAGGCTGCACTTCTTCAACGTCTTGCCGAACACGGTGAAGTCCTAGGCTTCGCGGCAGCTACTTCCCTACAAGCGGTAGGGTCTACCGAAAGACTGGAGCGCGACGTCTCCATTCTTCGTCGTCAAGTAACGACTGCTCTCGATTCGGGCGAGACGGTGCGGCGCGATCATGTCGATCTGGCGCGAGGCCTGCTTGCAAGTAATTTTTCGCTGGACGAACGTACACTCAAAGAGCTTCATAGCTTGCTACTGGGACGAGAACTTGACTACGCAGGGCAATTTCGTGACATCCTCGTAAGGGTTGGTGGATCGTCGCTAGAAACTGACGGCCTCGCATCTGTGCCTGAGCCAGATCAGGTACGGCAGCAACTTGCCGCGGTACTAGAAGCTTGGGCACAGGCAGTTATGGTGGCATCTGCTTTGCCGCCCAAGGAACGCCTCGATCACATTTTGCGTTTCCATATCGGATTACTACAGGTACATCCATTTTTTGACGGCAATGGACTTCTCGCTCGCGTACTTTTAGCAGTCCACACGGAAGAACATCTGGGCATTAGAGTCATGCTTCCAAGGCGTGACGCCGCCTATTTCCGCGCCTTACGTCAAGCCAGCCAAGGAAATTATGATGATCTCCTTCGTTACGTAAAAATAAAAATGGACGACGCGGTCCAACATCGGCTCCCAGCGGACGGAGCGCCGAGCGACCGCGCGGGAAAGGAGGCGTCATGA
- a CDS encoding cupin domain-containing protein, which yields MPFYEIAGMKEKHSNVNPAITAKTVTGEFMKAGVVTKPAGEGPPLHMHPNEEQFTLILEGRLHYILGGEEKIVGPGDLIHIPRFTHHRSRALEGGATFFTVKFPAGDGNLDQDYNLAAGAEEAEKRYPGGEGVGD from the coding sequence GTGCCCTTCTACGAGATCGCCGGGATGAAGGAGAAGCACAGCAACGTGAACCCCGCCATCACCGCCAAGACCGTGACCGGGGAGTTCATGAAGGCGGGGGTCGTCACCAAGCCCGCCGGGGAGGGCCCCCCGCTCCACATGCACCCGAACGAGGAGCAGTTCACCCTCATCCTGGAAGGCAGACTCCACTACATCCTGGGCGGCGAGGAGAAGATCGTCGGGCCCGGCGACCTCATCCACATCCCCCGCTTCACCCACCACCGCAGCCGCGCCCTCGAGGGCGGGGCCACCTTCTTCACCGTCAAGTTCCCCGCCGGGGACGGCAACCTCGACCAGGACTACAACCTCGCCGCGGGGGCCGAGGAGGCCGAGAAGCGGTATCCGGGGGGGGAAGGGGTAGGGGATTGA
- a CDS encoding Gfo/Idh/MocA family oxidoreductase, protein MSAQRNGKKPIGLAMVGCGKVGRIRGEFARDYPGVEWLGLCDIDEKAGRRLAEDVKADFFTKDYKELLARPEVNASIIATEENEHVGPILASVERGHQMMIEKPLATNVKDSARVLKAIQDAGIDAVVGYTQRFRRRFLVAKERVRTGQLGDVTSVTTRAFMNRLVPIATVAKTENRSVLTPMVVSGTHSLDICMWLLEGKKPVEIYARSVDKAIGVSCGTKDATFGLFTFEDGTIWSMSINWALPVVWPGSVYSLEIGIVGTEGVLTIDDTHRDLVLASEKGQPAGYSPEVKRNVDFLTSYPPGDIALGQLWGPMREETNAWFARVHTGLDTPHATAAEGHRNLVLTKAMDLSARRGKAVALPPDAATFEDLN, encoded by the coding sequence ATGAGCGCGCAAAGGAATGGAAAAAAGCCCATCGGCCTGGCCATGGTCGGCTGCGGCAAGGTGGGCCGCATCCGGGGGGAGTTCGCCCGGGACTACCCCGGCGTCGAGTGGCTGGGGCTCTGCGACATCGACGAGAAGGCGGGCCGCAGGCTGGCCGAGGACGTGAAGGCCGACTTCTTCACCAAGGACTACAAGGAGCTCCTCGCCCGGCCCGAGGTGAACGCCTCCATCATCGCCACCGAGGAGAACGAGCACGTCGGCCCCATCCTCGCCTCCGTCGAGCGCGGGCACCAGATGATGATCGAGAAGCCCCTCGCCACGAACGTGAAGGACTCGGCCCGGGTGCTCAAGGCCATCCAGGACGCCGGGATCGACGCCGTGGTGGGCTACACCCAGCGCTTCCGCCGCCGCTTCCTCGTGGCGAAGGAGAGGGTGCGCACCGGCCAGCTGGGCGACGTGACCTCGGTCACCACCCGCGCCTTCATGAACCGCCTCGTCCCCATCGCCACCGTGGCCAAGACCGAGAACCGCTCCGTCCTCACCCCCATGGTGGTCTCGGGCACCCACAGCCTCGACATCTGCATGTGGCTCCTCGAGGGCAAGAAGCCCGTCGAGATCTACGCCCGCTCGGTGGACAAGGCCATCGGCGTCTCCTGCGGCACCAAGGACGCCACCTTCGGCCTCTTCACGTTCGAAGACGGCACCATCTGGAGCATGTCCATCAACTGGGCGCTCCCGGTCGTGTGGCCGGGCTCGGTCTACAGCCTCGAGATCGGCATCGTGGGCACCGAGGGCGTCCTCACCATCGACGACACCCACCGCGACTTGGTGCTCGCCTCCGAGAAGGGCCAGCCCGCGGGCTACAGCCCCGAGGTGAAGCGCAACGTGGACTTCCTGACCAGCTACCCGCCCGGGGACATCGCCCTGGGCCAGCTCTGGGGCCCCATGCGCGAGGAGACGAACGCCTGGTTCGCCCGGGTCCACACCGGCCTCGACACCCCCCACGCCACCGCCGCGGAGGGCCACCGCAACCTCGTCCTCACCAAGGCGATGGACCTCTCGGCCCGGCGCGGCAAGGCGGTGGCCCTGCCCCCCGACGCGGCCACGTTCGAGGATTTGAACTAG
- a CDS encoding acetamidase/formamidase family protein has translation MARHELIAGPDTVHWGYYDAGLPPLMTIDSGDTLVVGTESGRKEHVEKVGSRASEALRAILEKIPQGPGPHMMTGPVAVRGARPGDALEIRIKDIQPRYDWGYNQFHPLAGGLPADFPYTVKRIVDIDLGRRTCGWGAGVNVPLAPFFGNIGVAPLPAMGQVPSMPPGAWGGNLDNKELVAGTVLYLPVFNEGARLSVGDGHGCQGDGECCLTAVETGLMGTFEVRLRKDLKLKSPRAETPTHHILMGFDPILDNAAKMALRETISFLGELRGMGRDDAYTLCSLAVDLRVTQIVNGYKGVHAMLPKAVVG, from the coding sequence ATGGCGCGCCACGAACTGATCGCCGGACCCGACACCGTCCACTGGGGCTACTACGACGCCGGGCTCCCGCCCCTCATGACCATCGACTCGGGCGACACCTTGGTCGTGGGCACCGAGTCCGGGCGCAAGGAGCACGTGGAGAAGGTGGGGAGCCGCGCCTCGGAGGCCCTGCGCGCCATCCTGGAGAAGATCCCGCAGGGCCCGGGCCCCCACATGATGACGGGGCCGGTGGCCGTGCGGGGCGCCCGTCCCGGGGACGCGCTGGAGATCCGAATCAAGGACATCCAGCCGCGTTACGACTGGGGCTACAACCAGTTCCACCCCCTGGCCGGAGGCCTGCCGGCCGACTTCCCCTACACCGTCAAGCGCATCGTGGACATCGACCTCGGGCGGCGCACCTGCGGTTGGGGCGCGGGGGTGAACGTGCCGCTCGCCCCCTTCTTCGGGAACATCGGGGTGGCGCCCCTCCCCGCGATGGGGCAGGTCCCCTCCATGCCCCCCGGGGCCTGGGGCGGGAACCTCGACAACAAGGAGCTGGTGGCCGGGACGGTGCTCTATCTCCCGGTCTTCAACGAGGGCGCGCGGCTCTCGGTCGGAGACGGCCACGGCTGCCAGGGGGACGGCGAATGCTGCCTCACGGCGGTCGAGACGGGCCTGATGGGCACCTTCGAGGTCCGCCTCCGCAAGGACCTGAAGCTGAAATCTCCCCGTGCCGAGACGCCCACGCACCACATCCTCATGGGCTTCGACCCCATCCTCGACAACGCGGCCAAGATGGCGCTCCGGGAGACGATCAGCTTCCTCGGGGAGCTCAGGGGCATGGGCCGGGACGACGCCTACACGCTCTGCAGCCTCGCGGTGGACCTGCGGGTGACCCAGATCGTGAACGGGTACAAGGGCGTCCACGCCATGCTGCCCAAGGCGGTGGTGGGGTAG
- a CDS encoding acetamidase/formamidase family protein — protein sequence MARHELTATAKTVNWGYYCPKKKPVLTAASGDTVVIHAEPGVRTLEGPIEKLASPELRDIVENGERDLGGHILTGPVAVQGAMPGDVLEVRIRDVRLRYDWGFNVVRPLLGGLPEDFPHTRLVIVKLDAKAGTGDWGAGVKVPLAPFFGNFGVAPPPSMGRVPSMPPGVWGGNLDNKELGAGATVYFPVFVEGALFAAGDGHGCQGDGESCLSAIETAMTGEFELIVRKDMKLSTPRAETAAHWIFMGFDPLLDNAAKMALRETISFLGELKGMSRDDAYTLCSLAVDLRVTQIVNGVKGVHAMLPKALFG from the coding sequence ATGGCCCGGCACGAGCTGACCGCGACCGCCAAGACGGTGAACTGGGGCTATTACTGTCCGAAGAAAAAGCCGGTTCTCACCGCCGCTTCGGGGGACACGGTGGTCATCCACGCCGAGCCCGGGGTCCGAACGCTGGAGGGCCCCATCGAGAAATTGGCCTCCCCGGAGCTCCGGGACATCGTCGAGAACGGGGAGCGCGACCTGGGCGGGCACATCCTGACCGGGCCGGTCGCCGTCCAGGGAGCCATGCCCGGGGACGTGCTCGAGGTCCGCATCCGGGACGTCCGCCTGCGCTACGACTGGGGCTTCAACGTGGTGCGGCCCCTCCTGGGAGGGCTCCCGGAGGACTTCCCCCACACCCGGCTCGTGATCGTGAAGCTCGACGCCAAGGCCGGGACGGGGGACTGGGGCGCCGGGGTGAAGGTGCCGCTCGCGCCCTTCTTCGGGAACTTCGGCGTCGCGCCCCCTCCCTCGATGGGGCGGGTGCCCTCCATGCCGCCCGGCGTCTGGGGCGGGAACCTCGACAACAAGGAGCTCGGGGCCGGGGCGACGGTCTATTTCCCGGTCTTCGTCGAGGGGGCGCTCTTCGCGGCGGGGGACGGCCACGGCTGCCAGGGGGACGGCGAGAGCTGCCTCTCGGCCATCGAGACGGCCATGACGGGCGAGTTCGAGCTCATCGTGCGCAAGGACATGAAGCTCTCCACCCCCCGCGCCGAGACGGCCGCGCACTGGATATTCATGGGCTTCGATCCCCTGCTCGACAACGCCGCCAAGATGGCGCTCCGGGAGACGATCAGCTTCCTCGGGGAACTCAAGGGGATGAGCCGGGACGACGCCTATACGCTCTGCAGCCTGGCGGTGGACCTGCGGGTGACCCAGATCGTAAACGGGGTCAAGGGCGTCCACGCCATGCTGCCCAAGGCGCTGTTTGGATAG
- a CDS encoding acetamidase/formamidase family protein — MAIHELITRPDNVHWGFYSAALKPVLSIDPGDTLVIHTESGRKDLLQKMAGRISPALKTILETQAPAGGAHIMTGPVAIRGARPGDVLEVRFRDIQPRYDWGYNGFRPLVGGLPEDFPYVHLSIVEVDKGSWTGDWGAGVKVPLSPFFGNFGVAPPAQLGVIPTSPPGAWGGNTDNKEFGAGSIVYLPVFNEEALFSAGDGHGCQGDGEANINGIEMGLTGTIEFILRKDLKLALPRAETATHWILMGFDPILDNAAKTALRETIKFLGEWKGMSRDDAYTLCSLAVDLRVTQIVNGVKGVHAMLPKALFE, encoded by the coding sequence TTGGCCATCCATGAACTGATCACCCGGCCGGACAACGTGCACTGGGGTTTCTATTCGGCGGCGCTGAAGCCCGTGCTGAGCATCGACCCGGGCGACACCCTCGTCATCCACACCGAGTCGGGCCGCAAGGACCTCCTCCAAAAGATGGCGGGGCGCATCTCCCCCGCGCTCAAGACGATCCTCGAAACCCAGGCCCCGGCGGGAGGGGCCCACATCATGACGGGGCCGGTGGCCATCCGGGGCGCAAGGCCGGGGGACGTGCTCGAGGTGCGCTTCCGGGACATCCAGCCGCGCTACGACTGGGGCTACAACGGCTTCCGCCCCCTGGTGGGCGGGCTGCCCGAGGATTTCCCCTACGTCCACCTCTCCATCGTCGAGGTGGACAAGGGGTCCTGGACGGGGGACTGGGGGGCGGGGGTGAAGGTGCCGCTCTCCCCCTTCTTCGGGAACTTCGGCGTCGCCCCCCCCGCCCAGCTCGGGGTGATCCCCACCTCCCCCCCGGGGGCCTGGGGCGGCAACACCGACAACAAGGAGTTCGGCGCGGGCTCGATCGTCTACCTCCCCGTCTTCAACGAGGAGGCGCTCTTCTCGGCGGGGGACGGCCACGGCTGCCAGGGGGACGGCGAGGCCAACATCAACGGCATCGAGATGGGCCTGACCGGCACCATCGAGTTCATCCTCCGCAAGGACCTGAAGCTCGCCCTCCCGCGCGCCGAGACGGCCACCCACTGGATCCTCATGGGCTTCGACCCCATCCTCGACAACGCGGCCAAGACGGCCCTGCGCGAGACGATCAAGTTTTTGGGCGAGTGGAAGGGCATGAGCCGGGACGACGCCTATACGCTGTGCAGCCTGGCGGTGGACCTGCGGGTGACCCAGATCGTGAACGGCGTGAAGGGCGTCCACGCCATGCTGCCCAAGGCGCTGTTCGAGTAG